A stretch of Brassica napus cultivar Da-Ae chromosome C6, Da-Ae, whole genome shotgun sequence DNA encodes these proteins:
- the LOC106403463 gene encoding uncharacterized protein K02A2.6-like, which translates to MAYSEGVFQRQIFQGFYIIAMVPLMQGTSPHSKRWPTMFRDAHAYIAQCDACQRLGNISKRNEMPQNYILEVEVFDCWGVDFMGPFAPSFKNEYILVAVDYVSKWVEAVASPTNDAKVVTKMFSSIIFPRFGVPRVVISDGGTHFINKAFQGLLKKNGVKHKVATAYHPQTSGQVEVSNREVKNILQKTVNTSRKEWSLKLDDALWAYRTAYKTPLGTTPYHLVYGKACHLPVELEYKAAWAVKLLNFNVKPATERRMIQVHELEEIRHLAYESSKIYKEKTKAYHDKQIIARRFEPNDKVLLFNSRLRLFPGKLKSRWSGPFTVKEVRPYGAVVLLDRKGDEFVINGQRIKHYLADSTIAKGEEVPLSDPPSA; encoded by the coding sequence ATGGCATATTCAGAAGGTGTGTTCCAGAGGCAGATATTCCAGGGATTCTACATCATTGCCATGGTTCCTCTTATGCAGGGCACTTCGCCACATTCAAAACGGTGGCCAACTATGTTCAGAGATGCTCACGCCTACATAGCTCAATGCGATGCATGCCAGCGACTTGGGAACATCAGCAAAAGGAATGAAATGCCTCAGAATTACATTTTAGAAGTTGAGGTGTTCGACTGTTGGGGAGTCGACTTCATGGGACCTTTCGCTCCGTCCTTCAAGAACGAGTACATCCTGGTCGCGGTtgactatgtctccaagtgggtagaaGCAGTGGCGAGTCCCACTAATGATGCAAAAGTGGTGACTAAGATGTTCAGCTCCATCATCTTTCCGAGATTTGGGGTGCCTAGAGTGGTCATTAGCGATGGCGGaacacacttcatcaacaaggcaTTTCAGGGCCTGTTGAAGAAGAATGGGGTGAAACACAAGGTGGCTACCGCTTATCACCCCCAGACGAGTGGACAGGTTGAAGTTTCCAACAGGGAAGTCAAGAACATTCTACAGAAAACTGTCAATACCTCGCGCAAGGAGTGGTCGCTTAAGCTGGACGATGCTCTCTGGGCCTACAGAACAGCCTACAAAACGCCGCTAGGGACCACCCCCTATCACCTGGTCTACGGTAAGGCTTGTCATCTTCCTGTCGAGCTCGAATACAAGGCTGCATGGGCGGTCAAGTTACTGAATTTCAACGTCAAGCCAGCAACTGAGAGGCGCATGATCCaagtccatgagctggaagaGATAAGGCACCTCGCCTATGAGAGTTCCAAAATTTATAAGGAGAAGACCAAAGCCTACCATGACAAGCAAATCATTGCCAGACGTTTCGAACCAAACGATAAGGTCTTGCTCTTCAACTCCAGACTTAGGCTGTTCCCAGGCAAGCTGAAATCTAGATGGTCCGGACCCTTCACCGTTAAGGAAGTCCGCCCATACGGAGCTGTTGTGTTGCTGGACAGAAAGGGAGATGAGTTCGTCATCAATGGTCAGCGCATCAAGCATTACCTTGCTGACTCCACTATCGCAAAGGGTGAAGAAGTTCCCCTAAGCGATCCCCCATCAGCCTGA